One genomic region from Bacillus sp. SLBN-46 encodes:
- a CDS encoding polymer-forming cytoskeletal protein, whose protein sequence is MDMKEKGDLVINGFGASNGGAFRQVIVNGFGTVNSDIDCIEFESNGFGTVDGNVTSEQTKINGKAKVKGTIESQQLSIDGTAKIGENLYVKKLKVSGKASVGGKVKSEEIKINGVLRVEGDCEAEIFKADSQFAIGGLLNAEQITIQLHGPCKAKEIGGETISVKHRGSFFESLIKPLFSTQLEAEFIEGDKIELENTIAKVVRGNQVKIGRNCEIGVVEYREDFSQHKNAVVKESIKV, encoded by the coding sequence ATGGATATGAAGGAAAAAGGAGACTTAGTCATCAATGGTTTCGGTGCTTCCAATGGCGGGGCGTTCCGCCAGGTCATTGTAAATGGATTCGGTACGGTTAACAGTGATATTGATTGCATAGAGTTTGAAAGTAATGGTTTCGGGACCGTGGATGGGAATGTGACAAGTGAACAGACGAAAATAAACGGTAAAGCAAAGGTCAAGGGAACGATTGAATCCCAGCAGCTATCGATAGATGGAACGGCAAAGATTGGCGAAAATCTATATGTGAAAAAATTAAAGGTTTCCGGCAAGGCATCTGTTGGTGGAAAAGTCAAAAGTGAGGAAATTAAAATTAATGGGGTGTTAAGGGTAGAGGGAGATTGTGAGGCAGAGATTTTTAAAGCAGATTCTCAATTTGCTATAGGCGGGTTATTAAATGCCGAACAAATTACAATTCAACTTCATGGCCCATGTAAGGCAAAGGAAATCGGCGGTGAAACCATTTCGGTGAAACATAGAGGTTCCTTTTTCGAAAGTCTCATTAAACCGTTGTTTTCCACTCAGCTCGAAGCGGAATTCATTGAAGGGGACAAAATTGAACTAGAGAATACCATTGCCAAGGTTGTACGGGGGAATCAGGTAAAGATTGGCCGGAATTGTGAAATTGGTGTCGTAGAGTACCGGGAAGATTTTTCACAACATAAAAATGCTGTAGTCAAAGAAAGCATAAAAGTGTAA